The Ignavibacteriales bacterium genome has a segment encoding these proteins:
- a CDS encoding HAMP domain-containing sensor histidine kinase: MLNLVPEWTYHYGEFWKAIKTRNLWFIRLRYLASVVLFGFFITGQFLFHLEFSIDQIIAINGINISILLYNVLVHSIRKYVSTDPGKFNGLHLSLIQMILDLTALMLLVYYTGLIESPLYMFFIFHMIIGSLILPGYIIYLTAGLISCVFATLTLFQKLNWIQHHFIPGLYVGSQPHTLTYDILFVIIFAIMLFISVYIANKIAHQLYQREQQLRSSLEKLNEAEIAKQKYTIGIVHEIKTPIAAVHSILELIKNGYVGTVSELVEQKIQRAELRTEEALQLIKNILNISKLRLLEINLTDEINLSVFIKNLLDTFSELAKDKSINMIFIDNTNEQLIIKSDKILLELVVSNVISNALKYIEDEGTIEVRLDSNADRFTLEVCDNGIGIPQKDIDKIFEQFYRASNINKTIHEGSGMGLAIVKEIVEKLGGVIKVTSPSRLTQENRPGTNFEIIIPISYKQNEYDIFEVTKEDYLEN; the protein is encoded by the coding sequence ATGCTAAATCTTGTACCAGAGTGGACTTATCATTATGGCGAATTTTGGAAGGCAATAAAGACTCGTAATCTCTGGTTTATACGGCTAAGATACCTCGCCTCTGTTGTACTATTCGGTTTTTTTATTACTGGACAATTTCTTTTTCACTTAGAATTTTCAATTGACCAAATAATTGCCATTAACGGCATTAATATTTCAATTCTCCTCTACAATGTACTTGTTCATTCAATTCGGAAATATGTTTCTACCGATCCCGGTAAATTTAATGGACTTCATCTTTCACTTATCCAGATGATTTTGGATTTAACCGCTTTAATGCTTTTGGTTTATTACACAGGTCTAATTGAATCTCCGCTTTACATGTTTTTTATCTTTCATATGATAATTGGCAGTTTAATTTTACCCGGTTATATAATATATCTCACTGCAGGATTAATTAGTTGTGTGTTCGCTACTCTGACTTTATTTCAAAAACTAAATTGGATACAGCACCATTTTATTCCCGGACTCTATGTTGGCTCCCAGCCGCATACCTTAACTTATGATATTCTCTTTGTAATAATTTTCGCAATAATGTTATTTATTTCAGTGTACATTGCTAATAAAATTGCGCACCAACTATACCAGCGGGAACAACAGCTGCGTTCATCATTAGAAAAGCTTAATGAGGCTGAGATTGCAAAGCAAAAATATACTATCGGAATCGTTCATGAAATTAAAACACCCATTGCGGCTGTTCATTCTATTTTAGAATTAATAAAGAATGGTTATGTAGGAACCGTGAGTGAGTTAGTTGAACAAAAAATTCAGCGTGCTGAACTTAGAACTGAGGAAGCACTGCAACTTATCAAAAACATTCTTAACATTTCTAAACTTAGATTACTGGAAATTAATCTTACCGATGAGATTAATTTAAGTGTCTTCATTAAGAATCTACTTGATACTTTCAGTGAATTGGCAAAAGATAAATCAATCAATATGATTTTTATCGATAATACAAACGAACAGCTAATCATAAAATCCGATAAAATACTTTTAGAGCTGGTTGTTTCAAATGTGATCTCGAATGCGCTAAAATATATTGAAGATGAGGGAACGATAGAAGTTAGATTAGACTCTAATGCTGATAGATTTACTTTAGAAGTTTGTGATAACGGGATTGGAATTCCACAAAAAGACATTGATAAAATATTTGAACAATTTTACAGAGCTTCCAATATCAATAAAACCATACACGAGGGAAGCGGAATGGGATTAGCTATTGTCAAAGAGATTGTGGAAAAACTAGGCGGGGTAATAAAAGTTACAAGTCCCTCACGTTTGACTCAAGAAAATAGACCCGGAACAAATTTTGAAATTATTATTCCTATTAGCTATAAACAAAACGAGTATGATATTTTTGAAGTCACGAAAGAGGATTACTTAGAAAACTAA
- a CDS encoding NADH-dependent [FeFe] hydrogenase, group A6: protein MESKDNLRAPVSQKPLTIEKPTDLTTIGGTITVEINEKKITVPLGTTILEACKMSGISIPTLCNHEDLCVAGVCRICVVEVEGMRTLQASCAYPITAPMKIKTSTPMVRKARRNIIDLMLSEHYGECYSCFRNGKCELQALAKEYGVDSYTYGHVTEPKYEIDKSSYSVIRDMSKCILCKRCVRTCIDLQEVGVLEAVDRGDKTHISTFLDKPLSDVICINCGQCINRCPTAALRANDPSDEIWAAIDDPKKHVIIQTAPSPRAAIGEEFGLGAGHSMTRELNTALKRIGFDKVFDTNFTADLTIIEEGTELILRLYKALVQKEEVALPQFTSCSPGWVKFLEHYYPEYIDNLSSAKSPQQMFGALIKTFYAQKVGIDPADVVSVALMPCSAKKFECNRPEMNDSGFRDVDYGLTTREMAKMIREAGINLPEMPKSDFDNPFGEASGAGLIFGATGGVMEAAIRSVVEFVLGKKAEDIFANANIIPLRGFDGVKYMEIPIGDKVGPVPEILKHLVPNWDWLKGATLKIAVAHGTANAKKIMDDIKAGGKFSECHFIEFMACPGGCIGGGGQPIPTTPEIRKLRAKAIYAEDESLELRKSHENPHVVQIYEEFLTDGPCGHKSHELLHTHYTPRGRYIV, encoded by the coding sequence ATGGAAAGTAAAGATAATTTGAGAGCGCCGGTTAGTCAAAAACCGTTGACGATTGAAAAACCTACTGATTTAACTACAATCGGCGGAACCATTACGGTTGAAATAAACGAAAAGAAAATTACTGTCCCGCTTGGAACCACAATTCTTGAAGCGTGCAAGATGAGCGGCATAAGTATTCCAACTTTGTGTAACCATGAGGATTTGTGTGTAGCCGGAGTTTGCAGAATATGTGTTGTAGAAGTTGAAGGGATGAGAACACTTCAAGCATCTTGTGCATACCCAATCACTGCACCAATGAAAATAAAGACCTCAACGCCAATGGTTCGAAAGGCACGAAGAAATATTATAGATTTAATGTTGAGTGAACATTACGGCGAATGTTATTCATGTTTTAGAAATGGTAAATGTGAATTGCAAGCTCTTGCTAAAGAGTATGGTGTTGATAGTTACACTTACGGTCATGTTACAGAACCAAAGTATGAAATTGATAAATCTTCATATTCCGTTATTAGAGATATGAGTAAATGCATTCTCTGTAAACGTTGTGTTAGAACTTGTATTGATCTTCAGGAAGTAGGTGTTCTTGAAGCTGTAGACAGAGGAGACAAAACTCATATCAGTACATTTTTAGATAAACCATTGAGCGATGTAATTTGCATCAATTGCGGGCAATGTATTAACCGGTGCCCAACTGCTGCTTTACGAGCTAACGATCCATCTGATGAAATTTGGGCGGCTATTGACGATCCTAAAAAACATGTTATTATTCAGACGGCTCCGTCACCAAGAGCTGCAATTGGAGAAGAATTTGGATTAGGTGCAGGTCATTCAATGACAAGAGAATTAAATACAGCGCTTAAGAGAATTGGTTTCGATAAAGTATTTGATACCAATTTTACAGCCGATTTAACAATCATCGAAGAGGGGACAGAATTAATTCTTCGTTTATATAAAGCACTCGTTCAAAAAGAAGAAGTCGCACTTCCGCAATTCACATCGTGTTCACCTGGCTGGGTCAAATTCCTTGAACATTATTATCCGGAATATATTGACAATTTAAGTTCAGCCAAATCTCCTCAACAGATGTTCGGCGCACTCATTAAAACCTTTTATGCACAGAAGGTTGGTATTGATCCTGCTGATGTTGTATCCGTTGCATTGATGCCGTGTTCTGCTAAAAAATTCGAATGCAACAGACCGGAAATGAATGATAGCGGTTTTAGAGATGTTGATTACGGCTTAACAACACGCGAAATGGCTAAAATGATTAGAGAAGCAGGAATCAATTTGCCGGAAATGCCTAAGAGTGATTTCGATAATCCATTCGGTGAAGCATCCGGCGCTGGATTAATATTCGGTGCTACTGGGGGTGTTATGGAAGCAGCGATCCGGTCGGTTGTCGAATTCGTTTTAGGTAAAAAAGCTGAGGACATTTTTGCAAACGCAAATATTATTCCATTACGCGGATTTGATGGTGTTAAGTATATGGAAATTCCAATTGGTGATAAAGTCGGTCCGGTTCCGGAGATACTAAAACATTTAGTACCTAATTGGGATTGGCTTAAAGGAGCAACTTTGAAAATAGCAGTGGCTCATGGTACTGCAAATGCTAAAAAAATTATGGATGATATAAAAGCAGGCGGTAAATTTTCAGAATGTCATTTCATAGAATTTATGGCCTGTCCCGGTGGCTGTATAGGTGGCGGTGGACAACCAATTCCAACAACTCCTGAAATTCGGAAGTTAAGAGCCAAGGCAATTTATGCTGAAGATGAATCTCTTGAGCTTCGTAAGTCGCACGAAAATCCACACGTAGTTCAGATTTATGAAGAGTTCTTGACCGATGGTCCGTGCGGACATAAATCTCATGAATTACTTCATACTCATTATACACCTCGCGGTAGATACATAGTTTAA
- a CDS encoding DUF5808 domain-containing protein — MNDDSDDRSNWKFGIFYFDSENQKVFVPKRVGIGWTLNFARWQTSIIIGALLIILGISFFTTLI; from the coding sequence ATGAATGATGATTCAGACGATAGATCAAATTGGAAATTTGGAATATTTTATTTCGATTCTGAGAACCAGAAAGTTTTTGTCCCTAAACGAGTTGGTATTGGGTGGACATTGAATTTTGCCAGATGGCAGACTTCAATAATTATTGGAGCCCTACTAATTATTTTAGGAATCTCTTTTTTCACTACACTGATATGA
- a CDS encoding homocysteine S-methyltransferase family protein, which yields MNRSRIDLIAEYESLKRPLLLDGAMGSLLQQKNIPLHKYLWSSIANITHPDAVVQIHKDYIDAGAEIITTNTFRSNPNAFNQSNLHITNEEFIRCGVQLAFDAIEEKQILVAGSNAPAEDCYQIERSITQNKLDYNHKLHIEQLWESGCDLIWNETQSHWDEIKIICDFCSENSYPFTVNLYFNDELKLLSGEPLNEAVEFISEFSPTCIGFNCVTPQLLNKYFEKNIPPKKWGFYFNCGGSEHSDAIIKCVLDPLSYSIEIKQLLELNPMYAGSCCGSNPDHTRAIKVMFDELYRN from the coding sequence ATGAATCGAAGTAGAATTGACCTCATCGCAGAGTATGAATCATTAAAACGACCGTTATTACTAGATGGCGCGATGGGGAGTCTTTTACAACAGAAGAATATACCTCTTCATAAATATCTTTGGTCTTCTATAGCTAACATAACTCATCCTGATGCAGTTGTACAAATTCACAAGGATTACATTGATGCGGGAGCAGAAATTATAACGACGAATACATTCCGTTCAAATCCAAATGCTTTCAATCAATCCAATCTTCATATCACAAATGAAGAGTTTATCCGCTGCGGAGTGCAATTGGCATTTGACGCTATTGAAGAGAAACAAATTTTAGTTGCTGGTTCGAACGCACCCGCTGAAGATTGTTATCAAATAGAAAGATCAATTACCCAAAATAAATTAGATTACAATCATAAGTTACATATTGAGCAACTCTGGGAAAGCGGTTGTGATCTAATCTGGAATGAAACGCAAAGTCATTGGGATGAGATTAAGATCATTTGCGATTTCTGTTCTGAAAACTCCTATCCATTTACCGTAAATCTATACTTCAATGATGAGCTAAAACTTTTGAGCGGCGAACCGTTGAATGAAGCAGTCGAATTTATTTCTGAATTTTCACCAACTTGTATTGGATTCAATTGCGTTACTCCGCAATTGTTAAATAAATATTTTGAAAAAAATATTCCTCCTAAAAAATGGGGATTTTATTTTAATTGCGGTGGAAGTGAACATTCTGATGCAATTATAAAATGTGTACTCGATCCACTAAGTTATTCGATTGAAATTAAACAATTATTAGAGTTGAATCCGATGTATGCAGGATCTTGCTGCGGCTCAAATCCAGATCACACCCGTGCAATCAAGGTTATGTTTGATGAATTATATCGAAATTAA
- a CDS encoding lipopolysaccharide heptosyltransferase family protein codes for MNKQAPNCKNFNGYKPCFPDHNCWEDGCKEMNPIGTKILIINLDAMGDVLMTTAQLQSIKRKYPVSTIYWITLKVASGLLENNTYIDRVLVFDFESLLILQSLDFDIVMNVDKSIRSGALAMQVKAKERLGFGINSNGQIIPLNNGAEYNYRLGMDDHLKFKVNKRYGQDYLAETFELDYNRDDYVFNFTTAENDFIEKYKNEIGVRENDEIVGFNTGCSLLFPNKKMTIEQHVVLIEKFLSYNRFKIMLLGGPEDEERNKVIAENFKGRIINTPTHDGVRKGACYESIPQLIITGDSFGMHLAIALKKYVIAWFGLSCWTEIDLYDRGVKLFPENLFCAPCWKKVCPYNLECIQMIDLERIVNESLTFFDKQKNESK; via the coding sequence ATGAATAAACAAGCTCCAAACTGTAAAAACTTTAATGGATATAAGCCTTGTTTTCCGGATCATAATTGTTGGGAAGACGGATGTAAAGAAATGAACCCGATTGGAACAAAAATTTTAATTATAAACCTTGATGCGATGGGAGATGTCTTAATGACGACTGCCCAGCTTCAATCAATCAAACGGAAATATCCTGTATCTACAATCTATTGGATTACGCTAAAGGTTGCATCAGGATTACTTGAGAACAACACCTACATCGATAGAGTACTAGTTTTTGACTTTGAATCATTATTGATTCTTCAGTCTTTAGATTTTGATATCGTCATGAATGTTGATAAATCAATTCGCTCCGGTGCTTTGGCAATGCAAGTAAAGGCAAAAGAACGTCTTGGTTTTGGAATAAACTCTAATGGACAGATAATACCGCTGAACAATGGCGCTGAATACAATTACCGTCTTGGTATGGATGACCACCTGAAATTCAAAGTAAACAAAAGATACGGGCAGGACTATCTTGCTGAGACATTTGAGCTCGATTATAACCGGGACGACTATGTTTTTAATTTTACAACTGCCGAGAATGATTTCATAGAGAAATACAAAAATGAAATTGGTGTAAGGGAGAATGATGAAATAGTTGGTTTTAATACCGGCTGTTCTCTTCTATTCCCAAACAAAAAAATGACAATAGAGCAGCACGTTGTATTGATAGAAAAGTTCTTAAGTTATAATCGTTTTAAGATTATGCTCCTTGGCGGTCCGGAAGACGAAGAGAGAAATAAAGTAATCGCCGAGAATTTTAAAGGACGGATAATAAATACTCCAACACATGACGGTGTCCGAAAAGGAGCTTGTTATGAGAGTATTCCACAATTAATTATTACAGGCGATTCATTCGGAATGCATCTGGCAATAGCATTAAAAAAATATGTGATCGCATGGTTCGGGTTAAGTTGCTGGACTGAAATTGACTTATATGATAGAGGCGTTAAGTTGTTTCCAGAAAATCTTTTCTGCGCGCCTTGCTGGAAAAAAGTTTGTCCTTATAATCTGGAGTGCATTCAGATGATTGACCTCGAAAGGATAGTAAATGAATCCTTGACATTTTTTGATAAGCAAAAAAATGAATCGAAGTAG
- a CDS encoding putative sugar nucleotidyl transferase, with product MKTALCIFEDEGFRNFLPLTYTRPVYDLRCGILTIREKIAARFSMYELVLHTRDYLKNIVKEQNQKIAVNEFTAPNILFVNGRLLAGITSVTQIKKMKDNSILLAKDGSVITAKLSGNYLKKLIENKKEFLPFHILENINKIETDLDLIKYTWELVNINGVEINNDYDLLVKKIQKIEARKFPSVEFKNKKKIFINKDSAIDPFVFIDASDGQVYIGKHVHIMSHTYIQGPVYIGDNSIIKSGASIYHNTSIGEVCRVGGEVESSIIQSYSNKQHEGFLGHSYLGSWINIGASTNNSDLKNNYDNISVLLNGKPVDTGSKFIGLMMGDHSKTAINTMFNTGTIVGVACNIFGSGFPPRYIPSFSWGGSDFLKTNDLNKTVETAKIVLQRRKLNLTLNGEDLLRKVFDLTTEERLLKLKS from the coding sequence ATGAAAACAGCATTGTGCATTTTTGAAGATGAAGGGTTCCGGAATTTTCTTCCACTTACTTATACACGCCCGGTTTATGATTTGCGATGCGGAATATTAACTATTCGCGAAAAAATAGCTGCTCGTTTTTCGATGTATGAATTAGTTCTTCACACACGAGATTATTTGAAAAATATAGTTAAAGAACAGAATCAAAAAATAGCAGTTAATGAATTTACTGCTCCAAATATTTTGTTTGTCAATGGTCGCCTACTGGCTGGAATAACTTCAGTAACTCAAATTAAGAAAATGAAGGATAATTCAATTCTGTTAGCAAAAGACGGGTCAGTTATTACTGCAAAACTTTCGGGCAATTATCTGAAAAAACTAATTGAGAATAAAAAGGAATTCCTCCCTTTTCACATTCTCGAGAATATTAATAAAATCGAAACTGACTTGGATTTGATCAAATACACTTGGGAACTGGTTAATATAAACGGTGTAGAGATAAATAATGACTATGATCTGCTGGTGAAGAAAATTCAAAAAATTGAGGCAAGAAAGTTTCCATCCGTTGAATTTAAGAACAAGAAAAAAATATTTATCAATAAGGATTCTGCTATTGATCCCTTTGTATTTATCGATGCATCAGATGGTCAGGTATATATCGGCAAACATGTTCATATTATGTCGCATACGTATATTCAAGGACCGGTATACATTGGCGATAATTCAATTATAAAAAGCGGTGCGTCAATATATCACAACACAAGTATTGGAGAAGTTTGCAGAGTCGGTGGCGAAGTAGAATCGTCAATCATTCAATCATATTCCAATAAACAGCACGAAGGATTTCTCGGTCATTCATATCTAGGAAGCTGGATAAATATTGGGGCAAGTACAAACAACAGTGATCTTAAAAATAATTATGATAATATTTCTGTTTTACTGAACGGTAAACCTGTCGATACCGGATCTAAATTTATTGGATTGATGATGGGCGACCATTCTAAAACCGCAATTAATACAATGTTCAACACCGGGACAATAGTTGGTGTAGCTTGCAATATTTTTGGTTCGGGTTTTCCTCCGCGTTACATCCCATCTTTTAGCTGGGGCGGATCCGATTTTCTAAAAACAAACGATCTGAATAAAACCGTGGAAACTGCAAAGATTGTTTTGCAGAGAAGAAAATTAAATCTAACACTTAATGGTGAAGACCTTTTAAGAAAAGTATTTGACCTAACAACTGAAGAAAGATTGTTAAAGTTGAAGTCATAA
- the ispE gene encoding 4-(cytidine 5'-diphospho)-2-C-methyl-D-erythritol kinase has protein sequence MNYIEIKAPAKINIGLSILSKREDSFHNLSTLFYPISDLFDILIFEQANHFEFYCNSDLIPKDHSNIVVKAKNLLEEVSGKIIRVKIELKKFIPSQAGLGGGSSDAAATLISLNEMFRLKLNHEKLIALALELGSDVPFFIKSKPAIGTSRGEILNYVDFEITEPILIINPGINISTKEAFQNISPINFQFDFNSIVKEGKINYNIIKEVIKNDFEKYVFEKFPVIEEIKNKLYEYGAFFALLSGSGSTVYGIFPNLKLAEKAKAKMSKEYFSFLSNPLS, from the coding sequence ATGAATTATATCGAAATTAAAGCTCCGGCGAAAATAAATATTGGATTATCAATTCTCTCTAAAAGAGAAGATAGTTTTCATAATCTTTCAACACTCTTCTACCCTATCTCGGATCTTTTTGATATTTTGATTTTCGAGCAGGCAAATCATTTTGAATTCTACTGCAATTCAGATTTGATTCCAAAAGACCACTCTAATATTGTAGTGAAGGCAAAAAATCTTCTGGAAGAAGTTTCTGGAAAAATAATAAGGGTAAAAATTGAACTTAAAAAATTTATTCCGTCGCAAGCGGGTCTTGGCGGAGGAAGTTCAGATGCGGCTGCTACTTTAATTTCGCTTAATGAAATGTTTAGGCTGAAACTTAATCATGAAAAATTAATTGCTCTGGCTTTGGAGCTTGGTTCTGATGTTCCGTTTTTCATAAAATCAAAACCGGCAATTGGTACCTCTCGGGGTGAAATTCTTAATTACGTAGACTTTGAAATAACCGAACCAATATTAATTATAAATCCCGGAATTAATATTTCAACAAAAGAAGCATTCCAGAATATCTCTCCCATCAATTTTCAGTTCGATTTTAATTCAATTGTGAAAGAAGGGAAAATAAATTATAACATTATCAAAGAAGTGATCAAAAACGATTTCGAAAAGTATGTGTTTGAGAAATTTCCAGTGATTGAAGAAATTAAAAATAAGTTGTATGAATACGGGGCATTTTTTGCTCTTCTTTCTGGCTCCGGTTCAACAGTATATGGGATATTTCCGAACCTTAAATTAGCAGAGAAGGCAAAAGCTAAAATGTCTAAAGAATATTTTAGTTTTCTAAGTAATCCTCTTTCGTGA
- a CDS encoding glycosyltransferase family 9 protein, producing the protein MKPIRKEKVKKILIIKLRGIGDVVLSTIVIDNLRKDFPKAQIDYLVESPSQPGLSGLKEIKQVLIFDRNNFWNKVSMVLQIRKNKYDLILDLFSNPSTALVTFFSGAKYRVGFPYRGRRYAYNLYGPAERGKYHSALLHLETLKMIGLNSSYKQLYYYISPAALRVAEKYLRDSFIENNFVVGICPTGGWESKKCDPSKFAEIAKAVIKKYNAKIFILWGKSDQEDAFKIQSLIGDKSIIAPETTIQELAALIARCKILIANDSGPMHIATSVGTPVLGLFGPTSPHMQGPFGEMHEWVRLDELDCIECNLLVCPKQHECFRDLPLEKVLDKVDYLISKNNILIKS; encoded by the coding sequence GTGAAACCAATCAGAAAAGAAAAAGTAAAAAAAATACTTATTATCAAGCTTCGTGGTATCGGTGATGTTGTTCTCTCAACGATCGTTATCGATAATCTTAGAAAAGATTTTCCGAAAGCTCAGATTGATTACTTAGTTGAATCACCTTCACAACCCGGATTATCCGGTCTAAAAGAAATTAAACAAGTTCTGATTTTCGATCGTAACAACTTTTGGAATAAAGTTTCGATGGTACTACAAATCAGAAAGAATAAATACGATTTAATCCTTGATTTGTTTTCGAATCCCTCAACCGCTTTGGTAACTTTTTTCAGCGGAGCAAAATATCGTGTTGGATTTCCCTATCGAGGAAGAAGATACGCTTATAATTTATATGGTCCCGCTGAACGAGGAAAATATCATTCTGCATTACTTCATCTCGAAACATTAAAAATGATTGGGTTGAATTCTTCTTATAAACAGTTGTATTATTATATAAGTCCAGCAGCATTACGGGTTGCGGAGAAATATCTTAGAGACAGTTTTATAGAAAATAATTTTGTCGTCGGTATATGCCCCACCGGCGGATGGGAATCAAAGAAATGCGATCCCAGTAAGTTTGCAGAGATTGCTAAAGCTGTGATCAAAAAATATAACGCAAAGATATTTATTCTTTGGGGAAAATCTGATCAGGAAGATGCATTCAAAATTCAATCTCTAATCGGTGATAAATCAATCATTGCTCCGGAAACTACAATTCAAGAACTAGCAGCATTGATAGCACGATGTAAAATTTTAATTGCTAACGATAGCGGACCAATGCATATTGCTACATCAGTTGGTACACCGGTACTAGGATTGTTTGGTCCCACAAGTCCGCATATGCAGGGTCCATTCGGTGAAATGCATGAGTGGGTAAGGTTGGATGAACTGGATTGTATAGAATGCAACCTGCTTGTCTGTCCTAAACAGCATGAATGTTTCCGCGATCTTCCTCTTGAAAAGGTATTAGATAAAGTTGATTATCTAATTTCAAAAAACAACATACTGATTAAGAGTTGA
- a CDS encoding NFACT RNA binding domain-containing protein, with protein sequence MYKNYFYLFRCMQQLEPIICGKQIVEAYTQERDKLFFHIPLDGKPDFHVVVSTNLQQPYISTKDEHHKAKKNTINFFSELFPSTIEYLHIAIGDRVVQICLNNGIITIVFKGGQSNIFYAENKNITHSFKKNSPQEKKKHEDEIAKLNFTSSLVTLYEAIGNMTDDSGIKKMPFIGKDIITETESRPGSFKKNLFDVLDDINHEIIVVYFDENANKPKFHPKRFKSANILEDHSEFVNYFDALNKYFALSYSQSRVKDVRREIENFLTKQIESLSHKLNNLKIRVDSGSKETIYHHYGDLLLANIKLLHKGLKEIIVSDYISGEELKIILDEKLSPHQNVDRYYDKSRSEKIEYQKSKELLSYNQKEFERIVKIRTRFELTEEQDQLLKIKKELKMKSQVMQDDEKKDKYSFRHFLLESKYHIYVGKDSKNNDILTTKFAKQNDFWFHARSVSGSHVVLRVENTKEVVPKNILQKAASVAAFYSKAKTSKVVPVTYTLKKYVNKNQRHEPGQVTVTKENVLLVKPEIPKDCEVVIE encoded by the coding sequence ATGTATAAAAATTACTTCTATCTTTTCAGATGCATGCAGCAATTGGAACCGATAATCTGCGGTAAACAAATTGTTGAGGCTTATACGCAGGAAAGAGACAAACTATTCTTTCACATCCCTCTTGATGGTAAACCAGATTTTCATGTGGTAGTCTCAACAAATCTTCAGCAGCCGTATATTTCCACTAAAGATGAACATCATAAAGCAAAAAAGAATACTATAAATTTTTTCAGTGAATTATTTCCTTCCACTATTGAATATCTTCATATTGCAATTGGAGACCGTGTGGTTCAGATTTGTCTGAATAACGGAATAATAACTATTGTTTTCAAAGGTGGGCAAAGCAACATATTCTATGCTGAGAATAAAAATATTACGCACTCCTTCAAAAAGAATTCCCCTCAAGAAAAGAAGAAACATGAAGATGAAATCGCGAAATTAAATTTTACTAGTTCTCTTGTAACACTTTATGAAGCCATAGGAAATATGACCGATGACAGTGGCATAAAAAAAATGCCCTTTATCGGGAAAGATATTATAACAGAAACTGAATCACGACCCGGCAGTTTCAAAAAAAATCTTTTTGATGTTCTTGACGATATCAACCATGAGATAATTGTTGTTTATTTCGATGAGAATGCAAATAAGCCAAAGTTTCATCCGAAGAGATTTAAAAGCGCAAATATCCTGGAAGATCATTCTGAATTTGTCAATTACTTTGATGCATTAAATAAATATTTCGCCCTCTCCTATTCTCAATCTAGAGTAAAAGATGTGAGAAGAGAAATCGAAAATTTCCTAACAAAGCAAATTGAATCTCTTTCTCACAAGTTGAACAATCTGAAAATTCGAGTAGATTCGGGTTCGAAAGAAACTATTTATCATCATTACGGTGATTTATTACTTGCAAATATTAAATTATTGCATAAGGGACTAAAAGAAATAATAGTGAGTGATTATATCTCCGGTGAAGAACTGAAAATAATCCTTGACGAAAAACTTTCACCGCATCAGAATGTAGACCGTTACTACGATAAATCCAGATCCGAAAAAATAGAATATCAGAAATCAAAAGAATTGCTGAGTTATAATCAAAAGGAATTCGAGCGGATAGTAAAAATTAGAACAAGGTTTGAATTAACCGAAGAACAAGATCAACTCTTAAAAATAAAAAAAGAATTAAAAATGAAATCTCAAGTGATGCAAGATGATGAGAAAAAGGATAAATATTCGTTCCGTCATTTTTTATTAGAAAGTAAGTACCATATTTACGTTGGTAAGGATAGTAAGAATAACGATATTCTAACCACTAAATTTGCCAAACAGAATGATTTTTGGTTCCACGCACGCTCAGTATCTGGTTCGCATGTTGTTTTGAGAGTTGAAAACACAAAAGAAGTAGTACCAAAGAATATATTGCAGAAAGCCGCATCAGTTGCAGCATTTTACAGCAAAGCTAAGACTTCTAAAGTTGTTCCAGTTACTTATACTTTGAAAAAATATGTGAACAAAAACCAGAGACATGAACCGGGTCAAGTAACTGTTACAAAAGAAAATGTTTTACTGGTAAAACCCGAAATTCCAAAGGATTGTGAAGTGGTGATTGAATAA